The Corynebacterium qintianiae genome has a window encoding:
- a CDS encoding inorganic phosphate transporter, with protein sequence MTQNVTEVRQHPNRKESPQADSDTLAQEEASSPWLNAIFGVLLFTAVVLFYFWARAQIGPGNHTILLIVTILLGIFMAFNIGGNDVANSFGTSVGAGTLSLRQALLVAAVFEVGGAVLAGGEVTETVKSGIVDLNGVNIQPMDFAYVMMSALLGAAVWLLLATRLGWPVSTTHAIVGAIVGGAITLGYLTDITGDKSPWSMVQWDEIVKIVISWFLSPLLGGIVAYLLYRLIRDSILVYNDRAEHRLEDLREKRNRHRRAFRDEFAGLPESEQIRVNGAMARDAVTSTSDDIELEDLESDYYRDLYRINEEAEDIDAHRALVRFVPLVAMVGAGIITAMMLFKGLSNTGISLDSLGTFLIILMVSAAVWMAVYIFARSMRDTSLQRSTFVLFSWMQVFTASAFAFSHGSNDIANAVGPFAAVIDVLKEGKIIDEAPVPTALLVTAGVGLVVGLWFVGRHVITTVGTNLTEIHPASGFAAELSAAAVVMSASLLGLPVSSTHILIGAVLGVGLVNRNANWGLMRQIGVAWVITVPVAAVFGAVGLMGIRAIFG encoded by the coding sequence GAGGTGCGCCAGCACCCGAACCGCAAGGAAAGCCCGCAAGCCGACTCCGACACACTTGCCCAGGAGGAGGCGTCGAGCCCGTGGCTCAACGCGATTTTCGGCGTCCTCTTGTTCACCGCGGTCGTCCTCTTCTACTTCTGGGCTCGCGCGCAGATCGGCCCGGGCAACCACACCATCCTTCTCATTGTCACGATCCTCCTCGGCATTTTCATGGCGTTCAATATTGGCGGCAACGACGTCGCCAACTCCTTCGGCACGTCCGTCGGCGCCGGCACGCTGTCGTTGCGCCAGGCACTGCTCGTCGCCGCGGTATTTGAGGTAGGGGGCGCAGTCCTCGCCGGAGGTGAGGTGACGGAAACTGTCAAATCGGGCATTGTCGACCTCAACGGCGTGAACATCCAGCCGATGGATTTCGCTTACGTCATGATGTCCGCGCTGCTGGGCGCGGCTGTCTGGCTGCTGCTCGCAACCCGTCTCGGCTGGCCCGTCTCAACGACGCACGCGATCGTCGGCGCGATCGTCGGCGGCGCGATCACGCTCGGCTACCTCACCGACATCACCGGTGACAAATCGCCGTGGAGCATGGTGCAGTGGGACGAGATTGTCAAGATCGTCATCAGCTGGTTCCTTTCTCCCCTGCTCGGGGGCATTGTCGCGTACCTGCTGTACCGCCTCATCCGAGACTCGATCTTGGTCTACAACGACCGCGCCGAGCACCGCCTGGAGGATCTGCGGGAAAAGCGCAACCGGCACCGCCGGGCTTTCCGCGACGAGTTCGCGGGGCTTCCGGAATCCGAGCAGATCCGGGTCAACGGGGCGATGGCCCGCGACGCCGTGACGTCGACAAGCGATGACATCGAGCTCGAAGACCTCGAATCCGACTACTACCGCGACCTCTACAGGATCAACGAAGAGGCCGAGGACATCGACGCCCACCGGGCTCTGGTCCGGTTCGTCCCGCTCGTCGCGATGGTCGGCGCCGGCATCATCACCGCCATGATGCTGTTCAAGGGCCTGAGCAACACGGGTATCAGCCTCGACAGCCTCGGCACATTCCTCATCATCTTGATGGTGTCGGCTGCGGTGTGGATGGCCGTGTACATCTTCGCCCGTTCGATGCGCGACACCAGCCTGCAGCGCTCCACGTTCGTCCTTTTCTCCTGGATGCAGGTCTTCACCGCCTCAGCCTTCGCTTTCTCACACGGGTCAAATGACATCGCGAACGCGGTCGGCCCCTTCGCCGCAGTGATCGACGTGTTAAAAGAGGGCAAGATTATCGACGAAGCCCCGGTGCCGACCGCACTCCTCGTCACCGCCGGAGTGGGCCTCGTGGTTGGCCTGTGGTTTGTCGGCCGCCACGTCATCACGACGGTGGGCACCAACCTCACCGAGATTCACCCGGCGTCGGGCTTCGCCGCCGAACTGTCCGCCGCCGCGGTGGTGATGAGCGCCTCACTTCTCGGCCTGCCTGTTTCCTCGACGCACATTCTCATCGGCGCCGTCCTCGGCGTGGGCCTGGTCAACCGCAACGCCAACTGGGGGCTCATGCGGCAGATCGGCGTGGCCTGGGTCATCACCGTTCCCGTCGCCGCCGTCTTCGGCGCCGTTGGGCTGATGGGAATCAGGGCAATCTTCGGCTAA
- a CDS encoding DUF2017 domain-containing protein, whose amino-acid sequence MEQWKRKKGLMRSGAKFSTRFDPLEREVIGDLTATVSEALIARAQSAPKDEFAEMMGLSSGHSEAPEDPKLRRLLPDFEMEGDEEFEGDNGLLRSLHENDIIKAKLMNLQVINEALGPTGGVDVSIDEDEAHRFIAALNDMRLYVSEDDRGGESQVQDRETLLDWLAFCQDSLLQAMMG is encoded by the coding sequence ATGGAGCAGTGGAAGCGCAAGAAGGGCCTGATGCGCTCGGGCGCCAAGTTCAGCACCCGGTTCGACCCGCTCGAGCGCGAGGTCATCGGGGACCTCACCGCGACGGTGTCGGAGGCGCTCATCGCCCGCGCTCAGTCCGCGCCGAAAGACGAGTTCGCCGAGATGATGGGGTTGTCGTCGGGCCACTCGGAGGCGCCGGAAGATCCGAAGCTGCGCCGCCTCTTGCCCGACTTCGAAATGGAGGGCGACGAGGAGTTTGAGGGCGACAACGGCCTGCTGCGCAGCCTGCACGAGAACGACATCATCAAGGCGAAGCTGATGAACCTGCAGGTGATCAACGAGGCCTTAGGACCGACGGGCGGCGTCGACGTCTCGATCGACGAGGACGAGGCGCACCGTTTCATCGCCGCACTCAATGACATGCGCCTGTACGTCTCCGAGGACGACCGCGGAGGCGAGTCCCAGGTGCAGGATCGCGAGACCCTGCTGGATTGGCTGGCCTTCTGCCAGGACTCGCTTCTGCAGGCAATGATGGGTTAG
- the clpS gene encoding ATP-dependent Clp protease adapter ClpS, whose amino-acid sequence MATPELDEQLDVDVVVSENLPWMCIVWDDPVNLMSYVAYVFQTVLGYDRKRANELMMQVHTEGKAVVSSGEKDKVEGDVKKLHTAGLWATMQQAG is encoded by the coding sequence ATGGCGACCCCGGAACTCGACGAGCAGCTCGACGTCGATGTCGTCGTGAGCGAGAACCTGCCGTGGATGTGCATTGTGTGGGATGACCCGGTCAACCTGATGAGCTACGTTGCCTACGTTTTCCAGACCGTGCTGGGCTATGACCGAAAGCGCGCCAACGAGCTGATGATGCAGGTCCACACGGAGGGCAAGGCCGTCGTGTCCTCGGGTGAGAAGGACAAGGTCGAAGGCGATGTGAAGAAGTTGCACACGGCCGGGTTGTGGGCCACGATGCAGCAGGCCGGGTAA